TCGCCCATATCAATACTTTATCCAACCTGGCCCTGCAGCTGTATAGCTGGTATATACAAAACGGGCATGCCCGCAATGAAAATGATGTAAAAACTGTAAAGCTTTTTTTTGAAAAAAGCCTGCCAAAAAATGCGGCGCAGCTGGATGGGTTTTACGAGAAGCAATATTATTATCAAAGCTATGCCTGGTATGCGTTTATTAAGCTTGACTTCCTGATGTTTTACCGGTATTGTCAGAAATGGGTGGATGCTTTTGAAGCAGAACCGCATATGATCACTATTGAAACCACGATGTACATCAAAGGCGTACATAATCTGATGAGCGCGCATTTTGACCTCATGAACCGCGACGGACTGGCTGCCTGCATCAAGAAATTTAAGCACTTTGTACAAACGCCGCTGGTACAGGATAACAACAACAACCGCATTAACGGGTACGTATACCTCTACACAGCAGTGATCAACCTGCATTTCCTGGAAGGTACTTTTCATAAAGGATTGAAGATGGTACCTTACCTCGAAGAAATGCTGGTGGAACACGGGCGGTACCTGGACCGGCACCGGGTGATGGTGTTCTACTACAAGATCGCCTGTTTGTATTTTGGCAGTGGCGATAATAAAATGGCCATTGATTATTTAAACCGAATCATTCATCAAAAAGACGATCTAAGGACCGATCTGCAATGTTATTCGCGGCTGCTGCACCTGATTGCCCATTATGAACTGGGTAATTTTGATCTGCTGGAATACCTTATAAAGTCGGTTTACCGGTATATGGCAAAAATGGAAAACCTGAGCAAGGTGGAGGAGGAAATGTTCCGGTTTCTGCGGAATGCCTTTAAGTTTAATGCAAAGACGATTCGCCCTGAATTTGAAAAACTGTTGATGAAGCTGAAAAAGTACCAGAGCAACCGCCTGGAGGCCAGAGCTTTTGCATACCTGGATGTGATCAGTTGGCTGGAAAGTAAATTGTCCGGTGTCAATGTGCAGGATCTGATCCGGAAGAAGTATTTAAGGGAATCCCGGAAATAGAGGCTGCTTTGCGGTTAAACGAACCGCAATAGGCGCAAGGGATTCGCGAGGTTCGCCTAAAAAGGAACAGGATTTTTACAGGGTGTCCTTGCGTCCATTGCGGATGCGTTGCGCACGTTGCGGTAAAATTAAGACTGCAAAGACAAGGTTCCGCCAGGTTTGCGAAGGCTGCATCAGGATCTATACAGGTTCCCTTGTGCGCATCGCGGTGCAATCTTCAGCGGCATCCAAAAAAATCGCTCCCGGCTGGGAGCGATGGAATATCTTTGGCCTGTTGGAACTATCTGTAGAGATTCCGCAGTGGTTCGTTCGGGTTAAAGGTAAACCGGTTCAGGATCACTTTCTTTTTGTAAGGAACAATATAGATATTGGTTCCTTTCTGATAAGAAATGGACGTGTTCAGGTTAATATAATTGTTGTTCGTAGTATTTGTGTTTGTCAGCACCCGATCCCCCCGGTATTGATACTCAGACCTTAGGGAAAAAGAAGAAAGTTCCTTTTCAAATTTATTCTCCGCCACATAACCGTTTTTCGGTTTGTCTTTTCCATGATCCACATCTGTAACGGTATTTTCAGTCGCAAACGAAACACCTCCTACAGCCAGGACAAACAGCACAGTAAGTAAGAAGGTTTTCAACATTTTGTTCTTTTTAAAGATTTAAACTGATACAAAGGTATAATATAATTGTAAGAATTGAAAATTTTAATTTTTTTTTAACCACTATTCCTGTTGTGTGAACAATAAATAACCCTTTTCCCTTGTTTTTAGAAAATTTCAATCCGGTTTTTGGTTTTTTAGGTGCTGATTTTCACTTGCTTAAACCAGATGCAACAAAAAGCGGGTCGGGCACCTCTTATAATAAAGTTTTACACACAGGAGGAAAACTTATTACGGGGGGAAATAGCAATATTTTGCTATATTGAAACAAATTAGTGGATTTGTGGTTTTGATAATAGACATAAATGAGCAGATATGAGAGAGTATTCGCATCAAAGCGAGGAGCGTAAGGAAGACATAGAAGAATTATTACAACGCTATGAAAACCTGAAGACTGGTCAATCCGCATCCTACCTTGAAGAAGAAGAATTTGAACGGATCATTAACTATTTTGAATCCAGGGAAGCTTTTAAGAAAGCTATGCAGGCTACCGAAACAGCAATCGAGCAATTTCCGTATTCTGCGGGTTTACTGATAAAAAAGGCAGATCTCGTTTTAAACAACCGGGCGTATGACAGCGCTCTCGAATTACTAGATAAGGCTTCGATCTTTGACGGTAACAATATTGATATCTACATCCTGAAAACGGAGGCACTGCTGGCACTGGATCGCCAGGAAGAAGCCGTGGTCCTGCTGGAGGAGGCGCTGAACCTGTTTGAAGGCGATGAAAAGATCGAACTGCTTTTTGAACTGGCAGATGTATACGACGATTATGAAAGCTTCGATAAGGTATTTGATTGCCTGAAATGGATCCTGGAACTGGAACCAGCAAATGAAGAGGCGCTTTACAAGATCTGTTTCTGGACGGATTATACCGGCCGGAACGCCGAAAGTATTGAGTTGCATCAGAAGATCATCAATGAGTTTCCTTATTCTGAACTGGCATGGTTTAACCTGGGAGCGGCCTACCAGGGTATTAAGCTTTATGAAAAAGCGATCGATGCCTATAAGTATGCGATTGTTATTGATGAAAAGTTTGATTATGCGTACCGCAATATCGGGGATGCCTATATCCGCCTTCGGAAATACAAAGATGCCATTGAATACCTCGAACGGGTACTGGAACTGGCCAAGCCGGAAGATGTGATTTACGAAGCGATCGGCTATTGTTACGAGAAGTTAAAGAACTATGCACAGGCCCGGTTTTATTTCCGCAAGGCATCGCATCTGAACGAGGACAAGGGAGCGCTGCTGTATAAAGTGGCACTTACCTATTATAAAGAAGATAAATTTGAACTGTGCATCCGGCAGCTCGAATCTGCCCTGAAGATTAAAAACAATCACCCCGAATATTTGCTGCTGATGGGGCAAAGCAAGCTGGCATTGGGATTGGATAAAGATGCATTGCAATATTTTTTGAATGTAGTACGCCTGCGTCCGAAACAGCTGATGGGGTGGGAAGCGCTGATCATCGGTCTTTATAAAGCCGAGCAGTTTGAGCAGGGACTGGAGCAGGTTCAAAATGCGATCCTCCGGATTGGTGCCGATAAACCGCTGTTTCACTATTACAGAGCCTTGTTTTGTTTTGGCTTAGGGCAGTCGAAGCAGGCGCTGATCGAGTTGGAAGAAGGCTTACGGAAAGCGCCCCGAATGTTAAAGAAAATACTGGAGATAGCGCCAGAGCTTTTACAACGGTCCTCTGTTACGGCGTTGATTGCGCAGGTGAAACGGAAGCCCTAGCCGTTGTTCCGCGTTTAAGTAAAGAACAGGCTTTCGGGTTAAGACCGCACTCTTCGCATATATCGTCGTTGTCTTCCTTTAACACCGGGTACGCCGATGCTGGATTTGATGCCTTCGAGGGAGGATTTGATCAGGAAATTGATAGGTGACTTATCTTTTAGCCGTTCAAAGAACAAGGGAGAATGCTTGCCGCGGTTGTTTTTCCGGAGGATAAGCGCATTTGCCAGCCAACTGATAAGCCGGTTTTTAAAGCTTTGCAGCGTTTGGTCGTCCCGGTTCATCAGGCGTAGTTTCAGTCCCCGGTAAAACATTTGCATCGACCCTGTTGAGTAATTTTCGCCACCGATACCTGTCATACTCAGGCTATCCAGCTGTCCTTTCAAAACCTCCGCACTCACCAGCGGAAGCAGGGCCTGGTTCCATTTTTTAAGGTCGAGCGGACCGGTTTGCAACTGCATGCGGAAACGTCCTAAACTGTCTGTATAGGATTGTTGTACCGCCAGTCTGGTGTCCAGCGCACCGATCACATGCGCCCGGGCATCGATGTAAAGGCTGTCTGATGGACCGAGGTTGTAATTGCGCACCGGGTACAGCTGCGCATTCAGATCGGATACGGGAATAATGCCCAGCCGGTTGGTAACGGGGTTGATCTCCCAGTATTCCACGTATGCCCGGGAAAGCCCCACAGTATCAATGTTTATCTTTATGGGAATATTAAGGATTTGCTGTACAGGCAGGCCTTTATACTTTTTAGCTGTATCCGGTTGTGTTTTATCCTTAAAAGATAAAAGCCGTACGGCGTCTGCGTTTAGTTTGCCGATTTTAAGTATGCTTTCGTTGCCAAAAGCATACGTGTCAAAGCGGCCTCCGCTGACAGTGCCGGTCTGCAGTTTCAGGTAATCTTCATTGAATGCCTTGGCTTTTTTATAATCTTCAATGCTTTGTACCGGGGTAAGCCTTAAGGAGTCGGTCTTAAAGTAACCATCTTTGAACTGAAAATTATACCAGCGTAGATGGTTCTTTGCTGTGGCATAGCTGCCGGTAGCGTTGCCAATATATAGCTGATCGCTTGCCTTAAGTACATCACCGATGTTCCGGAGTTCGCGGGAGTTGAGGGCTATATTGCGGATCTCTCCGGTATCCAGCCGGAGGACTGCGTTCTTTTTCCCCAAACTGTCAAATACCAGCTTATCCATAGAATGTACATTCAGCAGCGTGCTCCAATCCAGTTTACCTTCCTCGTTCTTGCCGGCTTTTAGCTGGTCCAATTCAATATTGAGTTTATTATAATTGGTGGCAAAACGTTTTCCGTTGCTGTTTAAAAATTCAAAATTGGTGAGATAGGCCTGCAGATTTTTAATCGCAAGCAGCTGCTGATTTGAGGATATCAGGTTTCGGATGCGCAGGTAACTGTTTTCGGGCACCCCGTCCCACCGGATTGTTTGGGTTTCATTTTTATTGCTCACAAACTGCAGTTCCAGTTTGGGCCGCTGTAGCAGTACTTCACCCAATTGGATCTGCGGCCGGTGTTGTGTTGCTGCGCGATTGCTGTCTTTTTTTCCAAAATGGCCGGTGATATCCGGATCTGTCAGCACGATCTTTTGCAGTTGAAGGTTACCGTTGATGATCTGGTTCATGTAAGGAACAAACGCAACCTGGGGAATCTTTATCTGAATAGAGTCAACGCCGGTTGTTTTTTCAAAAACAACGTTATGCAACAGGCTGCCCGCAGCATCATTGAGTATGATCTTTTCAACTGCGATGTGCTGTTCCGGAGTGGTCATCAGAAAATCATGACCGGAAAGGGCGAGCCCGTTTACCACGATGTCGGCACGTTTATTTTTACGGAGCTCTTTTATAATAAGCGACTCGAAATAGGCGCTTAGATCTTTGTTGCCATCCTGAAACCGCAGGGAGGTGTTTTTGCCTTCAAGGTCTTTTATCAGGAAGTGATTCAGCGCTTTTTTCGCAGGCGTTTTCCCGGACGATGAAGCGGCACGGATGCGGATGGCTGCGCTTTGCCACTGGGCGCCAAAGACGGAAAGGCGTTGGTTGGTACTGTCGAGGATCAGGTCGTCGATGCGGGCATTATTCACATCTGCATGGATACCGTTGCCCCGTACGGCAATACTGGCGGCCCTGATGCCTTGGTTATTGTCGAGCGCTGCCTGGTTGAGCGTTACGGATAGCCCGTCTTTTTGAAACAGGCCCCTGCTGAAATTGAATACTTTTATCGAATGCCGGATGTGCTTTACCTTTCGGGACGCGGTCAATTCATCCGGCATTACCGAAAGATTGGCATCGGACAGGCTCAGCGTGGCATTTTTTCCGAGATTAAGACGGATGTTCCCGTTCTGAATACCCAATGCATTCAGATTCATCACCGAGCCAATGTTGCTGAGCGTTTGAAAAATACTTTTTTCTTTTTTGCTTTTCTGCGCAGTGAGCGAATATTCGATCTCCGGGTTGAGGAATAAAGCGCTGTTGGCGCTAAAAAAATTGTCGTAGAGCAAAGCCTCCCAGGAAAGCCCCCTTAGCTCAAAACGAGGCATCTGTATGTTGTTAATGATCTTTGTGCCCTTGTATTCTTTAAAGGAAAACTTCGTAAGGTTGATGGCGTCGTTAAAGAACTGAACGCTGTCAAATGCCAGCGCGTACCTTCCGTCCTGCAGCCGGGTTTCATAGTTGTGGAGGGTCATCAGGAACTTATCTACCTTCACTACCTGCTCGTTTCCCTGCCGGATCATCAACCCCTGCAACTCAAAATTGTTGTGATTGGAGGCAAAGGTATTCACCTTGCCCTTCCGGATGGTATTGATATTGATGCCCCCGTTTTGAACAACCACGTAGTTCAGCATTACATCCCCAAACAGTTGTTGCAGCAGGTCGTCGATCTTTTGTATTTTTTTATTGTTCCGCCGCGAAACCTTTTGATCGCTGTCGATGTCCAGGAAGATATTGGGATTGGTACTGTAAACCGAATCAGCCTGTACCACTTCCTCATGATAGAGGGTATCAAAGTTGATATTGGTCAGCCGCAGTTTATCAAAATAGATTTTAAAGGCACTTTTGGAGCTATCATCTTTTGTACCCCGGATGGTGCAGCTGTCAAACTCCACGCGCTGGTTCTGCAGGGTGAATTTGAAATTTTTAAAACTCAGCATATACCGGTTTCCGGGAAAAATGATGTTCTGGTCGTGTGAGCGGATATAGATCTCGTCTGTGAACGGGATCTTTTCACCCGAATTACTGTTTTTCCTGCTGGTAGTACTGTCTACCTGCAAACCATCCAGCCGCATATCGATTTGGTTTACCACAAAGGGGGTTTCCTGGGGTCTGGTATTATCGATCAGTGAAAGGCTGCCATCGGTTAAGATGAACCGGTTAATTTTTAGTTCATTGATGGCGTCGTTGATGGAATTGGACACTTTTCCCATTTCCAGTGCCACAGAAAATTTTTCATCGGCATTGTTTCCCGGAGAACCTCTGTTCCTGTCGGCTTTCCGCAGGCGGGAGCTCAGCCGGGTAATGGTTACGGCAGGTGTATACAGATGTATGGAATCAATCAGGATCTGTTTTCTGAATAGCAGGGGCAGAAAGCCACGGGCCTTTATGGTAATGCGTTTTACGTTTACATTATAAAGAGATCTGGCGGTACTGTCTGTGGAGTAAAAAAGAGCATTTTGAAGTTCGATCTTATTCTTGATCCAGTTAAATTTAAACTTGTCGACCTTTAACTTTAGCCGGCCCCTGGACTGCCGCTCCACGATCTGTTCCAAAGCGTTTTCCGCGTGATCAATAAACCAAAAGTTAAATGCGGTAATAACAGTGGCTACAATACCAAGAACAATCAGCCAGAAGCGGTGCCGCCTTCTCCTGAACCGGAGGCTCAGGCGTGGTAGGTCTTTCAAACGAATCCTGGTCTTCAAATTGTTGTTGGTTTATACTTAAAAATAATGAAAAAACACCGAACGTGCTCACTAAATAAAAGTATAAATATCAACGCATTAACAAAGTTTTTAAGAAAAGGCAGGCGCCGCGGGTGTATGCCGCTGTTTTGAAGACGCCAAAGCAGCATTAGGGAATAGCAGGTCGGTTTTGGGTTTTAATGGCCTCAGTTGCCGGGAAGTCGGCGAAGAAGTACAAAGGCACGGCAGATCCAGTGCTGCCGCGCCTTTGTGATGTGTTATTTTTAGCTGATGGCTGCACCGTCCGGAGCCTTTTCATCGGCGGCCACAAACACCAGTTTTCCTGTGGCATCCTCTGCCATCAGGATCATACCATTACTTTCAATGCCTCTCATTTTGCGGGGAGCCAGGTTGGCAACCACCACCACTTTTTTACCAGGCAGTGTTTCCGGGGCAAAATGCAGGGCGATTCCCGAAACGATCGTCCGCTTTTCAAAACCCAGGTCGATCTCGAGTTTCAGTAATTTATCCGCTTTTTCCACCTTCTCGGCGGTGAGAATCGTACCGGTACGCAGATCGATCTTCGCAAAGTCGTCGAAAGTGATTTGCGATTTGAGCCCCGAAGCCTCGGGGGAGATTTGAGATCCGGACTCAGCTGAAGGCTGACCGCTGCCAACTGACGGCTGATCACTAACTGCAGCCTGTTCGCTGCCGGCTTTCAGTTTCAGCAATTGTGCCTCAATTTCGGCATCTTCAATCTTGCGGAACAGCAATTCCGGCGCTCTTAAGGCATAGCCCACACTCAGCAGGTTGATCTTTCCGGCGTTTTCCCAATCCAGTATGCGGTCTACTACCTTCATCATATGCAGCATTTTCTTTGCTGTTGCAGGCAGGAAGGGATTGATCAGGATGGCAAGGTTTGCGGTAAGCTGTAAGCAAAGGTGCAAACAGTTATCGATCCGCTGTTGCAGCAAGGCGCTTTCGGGATTTTCGGCCGTTAATTGCTTGGCGAGGATCCAGGGCTCTTTGTCCTGCATATATTTATTGCCTTTACGGCTCAGGTCAATCACTTCAAACAGCGCATCCCGGAACCGGAAATTTTCCAGCGCGGTTTGTACCCTGGCTTCTGCCTGTTGGATATCGGAGATCAGTGTTTTATCGGCGTCATCCAGCAGTTCCGTATGCAATTTGGGCACCTTGCCCCCGCAAAGCTTATGCATCAGCACAAAAGTGCGGTTTACAAAGTTTCCGAAAATGGATACCAGTTCATTATTAATACGGTCCTGGAAATCCTTCCAGGTAAAGTCGTTGTCTTTGGTCTCCGGTGCGTTACTGCAAAGCACATAGCGGAGGGCATCTTCGCAGCCGGGGAAATCTTTTACATATTCGTGTACCCAAACGGCCCAGTTGCGGCTGGTAGACACCTTCTGACCTTCGATGTTCAAAAATTCATTGGCCGGCACATTGTCCGGCAATACAAAATTGCCATGCGCCTTTAACATGGCGGGGAAGATGATGCAATGGAAAACGATATTGTCTTTTCCAATAAAATGGATCAGGCGGGTATCTTCCTGGCACCAGTAATCGGCCCACTGTTCCGTCAGTTCCTTAGTGGCAGAAATATACCCGATGGGCGCATCGAACCAAACATACAGTACTTTTCCTTCCGCATCGGGCAGGGGTACTTTAATGCCCCAGTTGCTGTCACGGGTCATGGCCCGGGGTTGAAGCCCGTTATCCAGCCAGCTTTTGCACTGGCCGTAGACGTTTGCTTTCCATTCTTTATGATCTTCCAGGATCCACTGTTTCAGCCATGTTTCATAGTTTTGTAGAGGGAAATACCAGTGTTTGGTTTTTTTCTTTACCGGAATGGCATCGCTCAGGGTGCTGCGCGGGTTGATCAGTTGTTCTGGCGACAGGCTGCTGCCGCATTTTTCGCATTGGTCGCCAAATGCCCCCGGATTACCACATACGGGGCAGGTACCGGTAATATAACGGTCTGCCAAAAAAGTGTTGGTCTTTTCGTCATAATACTGCTCGGTTTCCCGTTCTTCAAACAATCCCTTATCATAAAGTACCTTAAAAAAGTCGGCGGCGGTTTGGTGGTGCACCGGGTTAGAGGTGCGGGAATAGATATCGAAGGAGATCCCCATTTGCTCAAAACTTTCCTTGATCTGCGCATGGTATTTATCTACAATATCCTGCGGACTTACCCCTTCTTTCATTGCCCGGATGGTAATGGGCACGCCATGCTCGTCGCTGCCCCCGATCAGTTTTACATCTTTTTTCTGTGCTCTTAAATAGCGTGCATAAATATCAGCCGGTATATAGCATCCCGCCAGGTGTCCGATGTGCACGGGTCCGTTGGCATAAGGCAGGGCTGCTGTAATTAAGGTTCTTTTATATTCTTTCATGGATCGTACTTGCATTAGCCTGCAAAAGTACGACGAATTCAGCGATTTATATTCGTTACCAACCGGTAGGAGTTGAGCAAGGACGGAGGGAATTAGTGTTTTTGGCGGTTTCAGACAATGCATTCAGATGGTGGTTCCGATGTCCGAACGGGCGTTTGTTCATGGAGGACATATACAGGGGCCTGTTTTTAGCGGATGCCGGGAAAATAGATATGGCGCCCGGTAGGTTGGAAGGTTCAGGAAGTCCGGGTCTGCAGTTTTTCACCAAAATGTGGATAACCCAGCAGGTAAATCACTTTCGGAGGCACAGGTTTAATATATTGATTGTTAAATAAATAAGATAAATATGAACAAGGTGAAATGACTTCCTGCACAGTTTTTACAGATATTTGCAGGGGTTATTCACATTTATGCACAGTATATCCACAGGGAAAACTTCCAAACACTTGTTAAAATCGATGAAACTTAATACAGGACTGCATTTCAGCCGGTTCCAATTTGTGGATAAATGAAGTAGGGCGAAATTTGGTCAATAAGTGGGAAAAAGTGTTATTTTGTGTTAAGTTTGGTAAATATTTAAAGCATCCCGGTTTATGACAGGTTTTCTCGGCGAATTCGAGGCAACAGTAGACGCAAAAGGACGCTTCCTGCTCCCGGCTGGTTTTCGGAAACAGCTGCAGCCGGAAGACGCGGACCGGTTTGTGATTAACCGTGGGTTTGAAAAATGCTTAAGTCTTTACCCGCTCAGTACCTGGAGTCCGTTGGCAGAAAAAATAAACGGGTTGAATGATTTTGATCCGAAAGTGCGCGCGTTCAAACGCTATTTTTTAAATGGAGCTACCCTTGTGGAACCCGATACCGCCGGAAGACTGTTGTTGCCGGCGAGTTTAAAAGAATATGCAGCGCTTGAAAAAGACATTGTACTGGTGCCGGCGGGTAACCGGATGGAGATCTGGAATACTACTAAATACAAGGAGTTCTTTGATTCATTTTCACCAGATGCATTCAGCGACCTGGCCAGTGAAGTTATGGGCGGATTGTAGCAGGCAGATTTTAACGGAGCTATTTAAAAGTAAAGGTTGATCAGTTATGGCAAAGGATAAACAAAAAGAAAAACTTGTTGACCCAGAAACTGCTCAGCCGGAGGGGTACCATATACCCGTACTGCTACAGGAAACCATTGCTGCACTTCATATCAGGCCGGATGGCGTTTATGTGGATGCTACATTTGGCGGGGGCGGACATTCGGCTGCTATCTTGAGTCAGTTGGGTGAACACGGGCGGTTGGTGGCTTTTGACCAGGATGCCGATGCGGCGCAAAACCTTCCCCGGGATGAGCGGGTATTGTTTATTCCCCAGAACTTCCGGCACCTGAAACGTTTTCTTCGGCTTCATGCCATTCATAAGGTAGACGGGATCCTGGCAGATCTGGGCGTTAGCAGCCATCAGTTTGATGAAGCCGACCGCGGGTTCAGTATCCGGTTTAATGCCGATATGGATATGCGCATGGACCGCCGGCAACCGGTAACCGCTTTCGACATCCTGCAGACCTATACGGAGCAGCAGTTACACAAGTTGTTTGAAAAGTATGGTGAAGTGACCAATGCAAAAACGCTGGCGCGCACCATTGTAGAAACCAGAGACCGGGTGTCTTTGAAAACGATCGATGCCTTTAAAAATGCATTGCGGCCGGTTGTAAAAGGTAATCCAAACAAGTACTTCGCCCAGGTTTTTCAGGCACTGCGTATCGAAGTGAACCAAGAGTTGGAAGCATTGAAAGACCTGCTGGAGCAGGCAAGGGACGTAGTGCAGCCCGGCGGGCGTATTGCGATCATCACCTTCCACTCGCTGGAAGACCGGCTGGTGAAACAGTTCTTTAGAGACGGTAGTTTCGAAGAGAAGGACGATAATCCTTTTGTGCAGCATACGGCAGAAAAAGTGTTTACGGTAATAACCCGGAAACCCATCACAGCCGGTGAGGACGAATTGAAAAGGAACACAAGATCACGGAGTGCCAAATTGAGAGTGGCTGAACGGGTTTGAAAATTGAGACTTCAGAATTGAGAATTGAGGCTTATCTGAAATCTGATTTCTGGATTCTGAAGTCTCGATTCTGGATACTGACCGCTGATGCCTGACCCGGCGCTGAAGGGGGTGATCCGCCACGGCGGACAGGCTACAAGGAAGACAATAGAAGTACAAACGAAGAAAAAATAAAAGTGACAGAAAAAAAAGAAAAAGAGTTCAGGTGGAACTGGAAAAAAATACTCAATTACCAGTCCATAGTAAAACAGGTTCCCTTCTTGTTTTACCTGGCTTTTCTGGCGGTCATTTACATCTATAACGGGCATATGGCCGATAAAACCGTACGCAGAATCAATGCAACGGCTAAAGAGGTAAAAGAATTACAGTGGGAATACAAGAGCCTGAAGAGTGAAGTGATGTTCCGTAGTAAACCCAGCGAACTGGTAAAAGCATTGCAGCCCCTCGGGTTAAATGAATTGCAGGAGTCGCCGTATGTATTAAAAGACTCATTGGAACAATATATGCAAACCACACATAAATATTAAGCGGCAGTGGAGATCAAAAAAGACATATTGTGGCGGGTGTATCTCTGTTTTATAGGGATCGTGCTGCTTTGTACGCTGGTATTAGGACGGGCCACCGTTATCCAGCGGGTACAGGGTGAACACTGGAGGAGCATGGGCGACAGTATGCATCAGAAGATTGTAGAGATCAATGCCGACCGGGGAACCATCTTTAGCGAAGACGGGCAGATGCTGAGTACTTCGTTGCCACAGTTTGACGTATATATGGATTTTATGGCGGAAGGGCTGCGCCTGAAAAACGGTAAAGTGTATAAAGAGCATATCGACTCTTTTGCAACTGCGATGGCGGATTATTTTCAAGATAAAACGGCTAAACAATACCGGAAAGAGTTTGATGAGGCGTATCAAAAAGGCAGCCGTTATTATGCGTTGAAAAAGAAAATCTCGTTTGAAGATTTTAAGGCCTTGCGCGGT
The sequence above is a segment of the Niabella agricola genome. Coding sequences within it:
- a CDS encoding AsmA family protein, with protein sequence MKTRIRLKDLPRLSLRFRRRRHRFWLIVLGIVATVITAFNFWFIDHAENALEQIVERQSRGRLKLKVDKFKFNWIKNKIELQNALFYSTDSTARSLYNVNVKRITIKARGFLPLLFRKQILIDSIHLYTPAVTITRLSSRLRKADRNRGSPGNNADEKFSVALEMGKVSNSINDAINELKINRFILTDGSLSLIDNTRPQETPFVVNQIDMRLDGLQVDSTTSRKNSNSGEKIPFTDEIYIRSHDQNIIFPGNRYMLSFKNFKFTLQNQRVEFDSCTIRGTKDDSSKSAFKIYFDKLRLTNINFDTLYHEEVVQADSVYSTNPNIFLDIDSDQKVSRRNNKKIQKIDDLLQQLFGDVMLNYVVVQNGGININTIRKGKVNTFASNHNNFELQGLMIRQGNEQVVKVDKFLMTLHNYETRLQDGRYALAFDSVQFFNDAINLTKFSFKEYKGTKIINNIQMPRFELRGLSWEALLYDNFFSANSALFLNPEIEYSLTAQKSKKEKSIFQTLSNIGSVMNLNALGIQNGNIRLNLGKNATLSLSDANLSVMPDELTASRKVKHIRHSIKVFNFSRGLFQKDGLSVTLNQAALDNNQGIRAASIAVRGNGIHADVNNARIDDLILDSTNQRLSVFGAQWQSAAIRIRAASSSGKTPAKKALNHFLIKDLEGKNTSLRFQDGNKDLSAYFESLIIKELRKNKRADIVVNGLALSGHDFLMTTPEQHIAVEKIILNDAAGSLLHNVVFEKTTGVDSIQIKIPQVAFVPYMNQIINGNLQLQKIVLTDPDITGHFGKKDSNRAATQHRPQIQLGEVLLQRPKLELQFVSNKNETQTIRWDGVPENSYLRIRNLISSNQQLLAIKNLQAYLTNFEFLNSNGKRFATNYNKLNIELDQLKAGKNEEGKLDWSTLLNVHSMDKLVFDSLGKKNAVLRLDTGEIRNIALNSRELRNIGDVLKASDQLYIGNATGSYATAKNHLRWYNFQFKDGYFKTDSLRLTPVQSIEDYKKAKAFNEDYLKLQTGTVSGGRFDTYAFGNESILKIGKLNADAVRLLSFKDKTQPDTAKKYKGLPVQQILNIPIKINIDTVGLSRAYVEYWEINPVTNRLGIIPVSDLNAQLYPVRNYNLGPSDSLYIDARAHVIGALDTRLAVQQSYTDSLGRFRMQLQTGPLDLKKWNQALLPLVSAEVLKGQLDSLSMTGIGGENYSTGSMQMFYRGLKLRLMNRDDQTLQSFKNRLISWLANALILRKNNRGKHSPLFFERLKDKSPINFLIKSSLEGIKSSIGVPGVKGRQRRYMRRVRS
- the metG gene encoding methionine--tRNA ligase, which codes for MKEYKRTLITAALPYANGPVHIGHLAGCYIPADIYARYLRAQKKDVKLIGGSDEHGVPITIRAMKEGVSPQDIVDKYHAQIKESFEQMGISFDIYSRTSNPVHHQTAADFFKVLYDKGLFEERETEQYYDEKTNTFLADRYITGTCPVCGNPGAFGDQCEKCGSSLSPEQLINPRSTLSDAIPVKKKTKHWYFPLQNYETWLKQWILEDHKEWKANVYGQCKSWLDNGLQPRAMTRDSNWGIKVPLPDAEGKVLYVWFDAPIGYISATKELTEQWADYWCQEDTRLIHFIGKDNIVFHCIIFPAMLKAHGNFVLPDNVPANEFLNIEGQKVSTSRNWAVWVHEYVKDFPGCEDALRYVLCSNAPETKDNDFTWKDFQDRINNELVSIFGNFVNRTFVLMHKLCGGKVPKLHTELLDDADKTLISDIQQAEARVQTALENFRFRDALFEVIDLSRKGNKYMQDKEPWILAKQLTAENPESALLQQRIDNCLHLCLQLTANLAILINPFLPATAKKMLHMMKVVDRILDWENAGKINLLSVGYALRAPELLFRKIEDAEIEAQLLKLKAGSEQAAVSDQPSVGSGQPSAESGSQISPEASGLKSQITFDDFAKIDLRTGTILTAEKVEKADKLLKLEIDLGFEKRTIVSGIALHFAPETLPGKKVVVVANLAPRKMRGIESNGMILMAEDATGKLVFVAADEKAPDGAAIS
- the rsmH gene encoding 16S rRNA (cytosine(1402)-N(4))-methyltransferase RsmH — its product is MAKDKQKEKLVDPETAQPEGYHIPVLLQETIAALHIRPDGVYVDATFGGGGHSAAILSQLGEHGRLVAFDQDADAAQNLPRDERVLFIPQNFRHLKRFLRLHAIHKVDGILADLGVSSHQFDEADRGFSIRFNADMDMRMDRRQPVTAFDILQTYTEQQLHKLFEKYGEVTNAKTLARTIVETRDRVSLKTIDAFKNALRPVVKGNPNKYFAQVFQALRIEVNQELEALKDLLEQARDVVQPGGRIAIITFHSLEDRLVKQFFRDGSFEEKDDNPFVQHTAEKVFTVITRKPITAGEDELKRNTRSRSAKLRVAERV
- a CDS encoding tetratricopeptide repeat protein, translated to MREYSHQSEERKEDIEELLQRYENLKTGQSASYLEEEEFERIINYFESREAFKKAMQATETAIEQFPYSAGLLIKKADLVLNNRAYDSALELLDKASIFDGNNIDIYILKTEALLALDRQEEAVVLLEEALNLFEGDEKIELLFELADVYDDYESFDKVFDCLKWILELEPANEEALYKICFWTDYTGRNAESIELHQKIINEFPYSELAWFNLGAAYQGIKLYEKAIDAYKYAIVIDEKFDYAYRNIGDAYIRLRKYKDAIEYLERVLELAKPEDVIYEAIGYCYEKLKNYAQARFYFRKASHLNEDKGALLYKVALTYYKEDKFELCIRQLESALKIKNNHPEYLLLMGQSKLALGLDKDALQYFLNVVRLRPKQLMGWEALIIGLYKAEQFEQGLEQVQNAILRIGADKPLFHYYRALFCFGLGQSKQALIELEEGLRKAPRMLKKILEIAPELLQRSSVTALIAQVKRKP
- the mraZ gene encoding division/cell wall cluster transcriptional repressor MraZ; the protein is MTGFLGEFEATVDAKGRFLLPAGFRKQLQPEDADRFVINRGFEKCLSLYPLSTWSPLAEKINGLNDFDPKVRAFKRYFLNGATLVEPDTAGRLLLPASLKEYAALEKDIVLVPAGNRMEIWNTTKYKEFFDSFSPDAFSDLASEVMGGL